The Pseudomonadota bacterium genome includes a window with the following:
- a CDS encoding NAD(P)-dependent oxidoreductase, whose product MAKVAFIGLGVMGYPMAGYLGSRGGHDVTVYNRTHSKAEKWVEQHGGAMAPTPSEAARDCDFVFACVGNDDDLREVTLGDAGAFQSMKQGAVFIDNTTASAQAARVLDEAARQSGFDFIDAPVSGGQAGAENGALTVMCGGEQAVFDRAEPVIRSFAKQVGLMGPAGAGQLTKMVNQICIAGLVQGLSEGIAFAKRADLDVAKVIDVISKGAAQSWQMENRWETMNAGKFDYGFAVDWMRKDLSIILDEAKSNGALLPVTALVDQFYAEVQHKGGNRFDTSSLITRLTD is encoded by the coding sequence ATGGCCAAGGTTGCATTCATTGGATTAGGGGTCATGGGCTACCCGATGGCGGGCTATCTGGGCTCGCGCGGCGGCCATGACGTAACGGTCTACAACCGTACGCACAGCAAGGCCGAAAAATGGGTCGAGCAGCACGGCGGCGCCATGGCACCAACGCCGTCCGAGGCCGCTAGGGACTGCGATTTCGTCTTTGCATGCGTCGGCAACGACGATGATTTGCGCGAAGTCACCCTTGGCGACGCTGGCGCATTTCAGTCGATGAAGCAGGGCGCAGTGTTCATCGACAACACCACGGCCTCAGCGCAGGCGGCGCGGGTTCTTGATGAAGCGGCGCGCCAAAGTGGCTTCGATTTCATAGATGCACCTGTGTCCGGGGGTCAGGCAGGCGCCGAAAACGGCGCACTGACCGTGATGTGCGGCGGCGAGCAGGCGGTGTTCGACCGCGCCGAGCCCGTGATCCGCTCCTTTGCGAAACAGGTTGGGCTTATGGGTCCAGCGGGCGCAGGCCAGCTGACAAAGATGGTCAACCAGATCTGCATAGCAGGCCTTGTACAGGGTCTGTCGGAAGGCATCGCATTCGCCAAACGCGCCGATCTCGATGTCGCCAAGGTCATCGATGTGATCTCGAAGGGCGCAGCGCAAAGCTGGCAGATGGAAAACCGCTGGGAGACGATGAACGCGGGCAAGTTCGATTACGGCTTCGCCGTCGACTGGATGCGCAAAGACCTGTCGATCATCCTTGATGAAGCGAAATCGAACGGTGCGCTTCTACCAGTGACCGCGCTGGTCGACCAGTTCTATGCCGAGGTCCAGCACAAGGGCGGCAACCGCTTCGATACTTCGAGCCTGATAACCCGGCTGACGGACTGA